A window of Gorilla gorilla gorilla isolate KB3781 chromosome 5, NHGRI_mGorGor1-v2.1_pri, whole genome shotgun sequence genomic DNA:
AGCTTTTATCattattccaaaaaaaattaatatttttgaagaagtAGGAAAGTACTTGTACTTGTGAAACACTCAGAATTTCCAATTAGAAAGGCACATATTTAAGGTGCTGCATAAATTTTCTCATGTATCCATATTTCTCTGTCAGCATAACGCAGGCTCTCTGGAATATGACTGCTTTCTCACTTTGGAGATTTTAGACAGGTAACTTCAACCTGAAACCTCAGgtctctcatctataaaatggggataaagtaCCTATGTCACAGAGCTCCTAAGAGGGTCAACTGAGCTAATTAACGTAAACCTCTTAGCACATTGCCTGGAACTGGTGTGTGTTCAGTGAGTATGTGTCATTATTTTCCTCTATTGTTTCCTGTTGCTAAATTAAGAATGTGTATTTAGTCAAGGCACggcggttcacgcctgtaatccagcacttcgggagactgaggcaggtggatcacttgaggtcaggagtttgagaccagcctggccaacatggtgaaacccagtctctactaaaaatacaaaaattagctaggcatggtggcatgcaccaggaatcccagctactgaggaggctgaggcaggagaattgcttgaacccaggaggcggaggttgcaatgggccaacatcgtgccactgcactccagcctggatgacagagtgagacactgtcttaaaaaaaaaggtgggggggtgGTATTTAATCTACCTGGAGTCATTGGGAAGTGAGTCATTTCCTGTCCTCTTTATAGCCTTGAAGATTTCATATGTCTTCTTAAGAAACTCATGTACTTTGGGGTGCCCATGTTACATGGTGAGTAagatattttacacatttttgtacGATTAAAATAATGTGTGTACTTTATAAGTAAGCTGTAGTTTTCAAACAAAATCTAGCTAAACTCCTACCACAAATGTAACAGgcatataaaattgtaattaccTAAAAAGTCACTACTATGCAATGATATTTAAACCTTATATGTCCTCATATTAAATTCTGCTTTGTACATTGAACTGCAGTTTATGTGACCtgaatatttatttcaaagataAACAGTACCTACACATTGCTCCAAGGGTTAGAGTAGGGTGTTTATTCccaggcattttttttctgttgtattcGGATGAGACACAGACACGTTAGACAATTTCATCAGTAATGAACAGGAAACACACCAGATGCCAGCCTCGTGCCAAAGACTCCAACTGATCACCAAGGAACATCTGCCAAAATGCTTTTTAAACTCTTGGAGCACAGCTGTGTCTGTGCGCCCTGCTCCCTCAGTTAAGCTTCCGCTGGCATGACCTGCAATGACCGGCGGGTCCTGATGTGCTTTTTCCCTGATGGTAAAacttttgaaagttttttcttgTGTCCCTGTGTCCCTGCGAAGCCCTTGAGTCAGGCCACCTGCAAGGGAAAACCTTGACCGATTCACAAGGACACATTCATCGCTTTCTCAGGACGTGACTGGTGCCACCCTTATTCTCTACGGTCACACTGGTGTGCGGCCCACAGACAGCCCTCTCTTGAGAAATGGGCACGATGACTTAGAAGGCTTGGCGGGCCACTCGTCCCTTTAAATTGAGGGCGCATGTAGAGTAAGCAATCTCATCTGAACGCCACCCGCTTGGCGGGCTTTTTCTCACCCCCTTATTGTAAGGCACCTTTTGCTTTACTATTTCCCCGGGGCGCAGGCCGGGATGCAGACAGAGGCTGGCTGTAGTCTTTGAAAGCACCATTGACTTGGTTTCGGGGGCGACCGCACACAGGGCACCAAGACCCTGTTGAAGGGATTAGGTCTTAGGTTGCCTTGTGCCCACAGTTTTGCTTTGCAAGGAGTCTAGCGCCTCTGAAGAATGTGACAGAAAATGTAGTACTAACAATAATACTCCCTGAAATTGTACATGGGCCCGCttctttaaaagaagagaaaggagtaAGGATGAGGAGAGAGCCAAGGAGTAAGGGTgaacagaagacaagaattgagatTTGGCCCCTGGGAGAGTCAGAGGAGAATTCAGTGAGAAGACTGGGAAGATGAATAGACCAAACAAACAATCCTCCTAACTGCGCAGCTGGAGGAAAATAAGGAGGAGGTAAAATTGCTGGTGTCAGTTTTTTTACACGTAAACTTACATTCTTGGGCTTTATATAGTATACTTTTTTAGTTGAACGAATGCTATAAATACGCATTTTTTTGTTTGAGTAGATTAGAATGCTTGTCACAAAGAGCCTTGTAATTGGCATTGTAGAAGCTTTCTGGGCTCCTGACTCTAAAAGAAGAATTGGCACAGCAGTGGAATTGCGGTGTGGAGGAGGGCTGCTTGTATGAACAGGAAACCACGGTGGAAGTTGTTCAGATGAATGACGTGCTGAGGTTGGAAATCCCATTTCTAAAATAATGGAGGTGTGATAGTCATGCCATAGGTCAGCTGACTAGAATAACAAAATTGAGTTGAGAATAAAGCTGAGAAAACTATTGAAAATCAGCCACGGAATTGTGCTGGGCAACCTCATGTTTTACTCAGGATCTTAGGAAGTCTTTGCATGACCCAGGATTTAAAAGCATTCATGCAGTTAAAGGACTGCTTGTCGTGAAGAAACCTCAGGGACAAGAAAGGAATGAGCTTCAGTCTGAAGCTGGCATGAACGTAGGCTGGAAAAGAGATCACTACAGTCACAATTGCCAGGTGCGTCACCAGAGGCTGTTTCCATGTGACGCTCTTGCCACAATTTAGAATTAAATTTAATATCTTCTCCTCCCCTGTAGTGGGTGTGCCCTCAAAGCTTCAAAAATGGTTGAACCCAAAAAGCCCAGCACTGAGCTGTCTCTCCATCTAGACTCCCTTCCCCTCAGCTATTTCCCCCCTCACCTTCCATTCGCTGGCCAAGGTGGAACCCTGGAAGTCAGCCTTGCCCCCGCATCCCAGCTGCCCTCCCTCTGCTCTGTTGAGAGGTgaggccagctggacttcctgggttgagtggggacttggcgaacttttctgtcttacaagaggattgtaaaatgcaccaatcaggaactttcctgtcttacaagaggattataaaacgcaccaatcagcataAAACACACTAATTAGcataaaacacaccaatcagtgctctgtaaaacgcaccaatcagcaggattctaaaagtagccaatcgcAGGGAGGATTGAAAGaaagggcactctgataggacagaaacCGAACATGGGCGGGgacaataaggaaataaaagctggccacctcaACCGGCAGCAGTAAGCCGCTTGGGTTCTCTTCCAAAGCCTTTCACTCGTCACAGCAAATCTTGCTACCGCTTactctttgggtccgtgccatatttgagagctgtaacactcaccgggaaGGTCGGCGACTCCATTCGTGAGGTCAGTGCCACCACGAATCCACTGGCAGGAACCAACTCCGGACACACTGTGGTTTTCCCTGTTGTTGGCCTCTGGGCCTCCCTCTTCTCCAGCAGCGCAGCCTGGAATCTCCACAGCCCCCGGGGCTCTACTTCCTGCAGCCTCAGCTGCCCCTCCACACGGTGGAATCCCCGCCAGACTCATCAGGGCTCACGCCTGGGCCTTCCCACTCCtgcctctgctttctttttgaGTCTGGAGCCTAGAAGGAGCCTGTTTTTTGGATGATCCTCCTTCCTGCAAGGCCCCAACATGCCATTCCCTAGCCCCTTTGGGGGCAAACGTTGGTACTGAAGGTGCCCTCCTGTGCTTGAAGTGGCATTCTTCCAGATGGTCCCGGGGAACACACTCTTTTTCCACAAAGGCCCTTCAGCGGCGCCTTGCCCACCCATCCCCTGTATAGTCTCCTCTATTCCGACTTCTCCAGCCACTCCTGTCCTGCGCATCTCCCCAAACGCCCCGCGTTTATATGATGATATGATCACCTCGACATAGCAAAAGCACTCCACAGAGACCAGCTCTTCCTATCATTGCCCCCCAAAACGTACTCTTGGAGGGCTTCAATCAACCAGAGACACGGCCATTTTACCAGAGAATCCCGGCAACGCCCCAACATCCTCCCTGCCTGTCTTTCCGTCGTCATCTCTCCCCACCTACCCTGCCCTTCACCCTCTAAGCTCAAGTCGTGTATGAATTATTGttgcacaaactttttttttgagttgcagccgaagtcttgatctgtcgcccaggctggagtgcagtggtgcgatctcggctcactgcaagctctgcctcccggtttcaagctattctcctacctcagcctcccgagtagctgggactgcaggcgccgccaccatgcccggctaattttgtatatttagtagagatggggtttcaacattgttggccaggatggtatttTCATAGGTAAGTTAAACAGAATCCTTTCCATATATCAATTCTAAtaatttgttaaagaaaaaaaattttttttttttttgagacagagtctcactctgtcacccaggctggagtgcagtggcacgatatcggctcactgcaacctccacctcctgggtcctgcctcagcctcccgagtagctgggattacaggcgcacgccactacgcctggttaatttttgtatttttagtagagacggggtatcaccacgttggtcaggctggtctcgaactcctgacctcgtgatccgcccatctcggcctcccaaagtgctaggattacaggcgtgagcccgccCGGCCACAAACATTCTTTTCTCCCCCCAGGCTTTCAGCATGTCACCTAATTCCTCCGAAGACCACTGTTTGCTCCTTCTTTTTGCCTGCCTAACTGATCCTTGTTTTTCGGCACTTAATTGGAAAGTCTTGTCTGAACTGCCAAATGGGTTAGTTGCCTCTTCAAGTACCTCATGGCTCCAATGAAGCACTCTGGGAATGTTTGCAGCACTTTTCTTACTCCTCTGTTGCCTGTCCTCATGTCTCTCTCTCCTACCTTGTCATGACGTCTTGGAGATGGGAGCTGTGGGTTATTTCATCTTCATGTCTCAGGCCTCAGAATGGGTTCTGACACTTCGAAggtcattaataaatatttgttctaaAAATGAATGAGTGGCTTCTGTTTAGAGTAACATGGCACACTGGGTACTCAGAATATGTTCCCattgaaaacagcaaaaaaatgTGGGATAAAATATATTGTCAGTTTTGTTGGATAAAATATATTGtcggttttttaaaaagcattaacaaAAGAGCAAAAGAGTAAGAAATCCTCTGGCTAAAATTCAGATGAAGTCATGAACACAGAGGAATAACCGTGGTACTGAGACTGGTTTTTGCTAAGGAGGTATTAGCCAACCTATGTAGCATGCttcaatttttatcattttttgaggCATGGAATACAGTAGTCAATACCTGGGGTCAAGCCAAGGTGGGGTTCCAGTAAGAGGCCTTCACCCCATAGTGCTGGGAGTCCTCAGAATAAGGGCAAATTAGAAGGGACTTGCCCACCCACAGAGATACACAAAGGACTGCCAGGAAAGTGCCTGTTTGCAGCCTTGAGTCCGAATGgtagagggagaaaaaagaaagcaaacaatgaAGAGTTTAACCACAGCTGCCTTTATACCAATTCGTAGCCAGAATTCAAACCACCTTGCTGGACTAAAAAATAATCTCAAGCTAAAGATTTAAAGAGGTACCTTACTAACACCTTTCAGAAACAAACACAAATCTGCTCTGGAAAAAAATCCTTCTTCATCCCGGGCCTCAGAATATATTAACAAATACAGTTTCAGGACAAATGGCATCTGGCAATCAGAGTGAATCAACAAACAACAAGGAAATAAGGCACCATGAGTGAAAACTAGAATGTGTGTGGATATGActacagatacagatacagatacagatacagatacagaagCAGATATATAGATTCAGCAGAAGTAGAGTCACAAAGATTTCAATTATGAGAAGTATCAGACACCAATATAAAATTACTgtttaataaatttaatgaaataaaagacaagCTTGAAAATAcgtatggagaaaaagaaactgttaaaaaacacatataaataacACAAACAGAATGTCTATTAATGAAAAATGTAAGAATTGAAAGGAAAATCCCAATGTATGGGTTTCGTGGAAGATTAGATACAGCTAAAGAAAGAATTGTCCAGATGTAGCACAGATAAATAGGTATACAACATGAatgagagatttaaaaatatgaggATAGACTAACTTCCAATATACACCTAGTCAGGGTtctggaaggaaaaagagaaatcattAGGCAAAGCCAATAAGTAGACAGTGACTGAGAAGTTTCCAGAACTAATGAAAAACACCAAATTATGGTTTCAAGAAGATCAGTGAATAAAAGGAAATCCACATCTAGACTATCAAACTAAATGTTATAATAAACCAAACTATTTCAAGAATacgtaaaaaatacattttcagattAACCAAAAGTAAGAGAGCTTGCCAACAGACCCATGCTAAAGAAAataatgggccgggcgtggtggctcaagcctgtaatcccagcactttgggaggccgaggcgggcagatcctgaggtcaggagattgagaccttcctggccaacacggtgaaaccccgcctctactaaaaatacaaaaaattagccgggcatggtggcgggtgcctgtagtcccagctacttgagaggctgaggcaggagaatggcgtgaatccgggaggcggagcttgcagtgagccgaggtcacgccactgcactccagtctgggcgactgagcaagactccgtctcaaaaaaaaaaaaaaaaaaaaaaaagaaggaaagtagtGTTGTTCAGACAAGTGATCCTTCATGAAACATCTGATGTGCAAACAGAAGTA
This region includes:
- the LOC129534512 gene encoding uncharacterized protein → MEEMGFPTSARHSSEQLPPWFPVHTSSPPPHRNSTAVPILLLESGAQKASTMPITRLFVTSILIYSNKKMRIYSIRSTKKVYYIKPKNVSLRVKKLTPAILPPPYFPPAAQLGGLFVWSIHLPSLLTEFSSDSPRGQISILVFCSPLLLGSLLILTPFSSFKEAGPCTISGSIIVSTTFSVTFFRGARLLAKQNCGHKAT